Proteins encoded within one genomic window of bacterium:
- a CDS encoding site-2 protease family protein, with amino-acid sequence MSDRIAQFIVFFPVFLFSLSFHEAAHAWAANRLGDPTAKMMGRLTLNPLAHIDWIGTVLFPLMMFLMPGLLLFGWARPVPVDPRNLRGGRVGNLKVSAAGPLANILLALIFAGIIRAILYLGLESPTVVIVAQILDTGVFLNLMLAFFNLIPIPPLDGSGILAGVLPDRYLEGYERIARYGFLILIAGLYLGVFRILIIPIYGIARLILP; translated from the coding sequence ATGTCGGATCGCATCGCCCAATTCATCGTCTTTTTCCCCGTTTTTCTCTTCTCGCTCTCGTTCCACGAGGCCGCCCACGCCTGGGCGGCGAACCGGCTGGGGGATCCGACGGCCAAGATGATGGGGCGGCTGACGCTCAATCCGCTCGCCCACATCGACTGGATCGGCACCGTCCTGTTTCCGCTCATGATGTTCCTGATGCCGGGTCTTCTCCTCTTCGGATGGGCCCGGCCCGTGCCGGTGGATCCCAGAAATTTGAGGGGAGGGCGGGTCGGCAACCTGAAGGTCTCGGCCGCTGGGCCGTTGGCCAACATCCTCCTGGCCTTGATCTTTGCGGGGATCATCCGCGCGATTCTCTATCTGGGCCTTGAGTCCCCGACGGTCGTTATCGTCGCCCAGATCCTCGACACGGGCGTCTTCTTGAACCTCATGCTCGCCTTCTTTAATTTGATCCCCATCCCGCCGCTGGACGGCAGCGGCATCCTGGCCGGCGTCCTGCCCGATCGCTACCTCGAGGGATACGAGCGCATCGCCCGGTACGGGTTCCTGATCCTCATCGCGGGACTTTACCTGGGCGTCTTTCGCATCTTGATCATTCCCATCTACGGCATCGCGAGGTTGATCCTGCCATGA
- the trpS gene encoding tryptophan--tRNA ligase, with amino-acid sequence MRIVSGMRPTGRLHLGHYHGVLRNWIKLQQDYECFFFVADLHGLTTEYAKPEIVRESSGQILLDWLSVGLDPEKAVIFIQSDVKEHAELHLLLSMITPLGWLERVPSYKEMQQELSTKDLSTYGFLGYPLLQTADIALYDGQKVPVGQDQVPHIELSREVVRRFNYLYGETLVEPQPLLTDAPKLLGMDRRKMSKSYDNCLYLSDTPEAIDKKVRSAITDPARIRKDDPGNPEICLIFDYHKLHSRPDVVETVDRDCRSAKLGCVEDKKNMAAAINAFLDPIRARRADYEKDPGMIHAILERGTVRARDVAAATLARVRKAMRF; translated from the coding sequence ATGAGAATCGTTTCCGGCATGAGGCCGACCGGCCGGCTGCACTTGGGGCACTATCACGGCGTGCTCCGCAACTGGATCAAGCTCCAACAGGACTACGAATGTTTCTTCTTCGTGGCCGACCTGCACGGGCTCACGACCGAGTACGCCAAGCCGGAGATCGTGCGCGAGTCCAGCGGGCAAATCCTGCTCGACTGGCTCTCCGTTGGGCTGGATCCGGAGAAGGCGGTGATCTTCATCCAGTCCGACGTCAAGGAGCACGCGGAACTCCACTTGCTGCTTTCGATGATCACGCCGCTCGGCTGGCTCGAACGCGTGCCTTCCTACAAGGAAATGCAGCAGGAGCTCTCCACCAAGGACCTCTCGACGTACGGATTTTTGGGTTATCCGCTCCTGCAGACCGCCGACATCGCCCTCTACGACGGCCAGAAGGTGCCGGTGGGGCAGGATCAGGTCCCTCACATCGAGCTCTCGCGGGAGGTCGTCCGGAGGTTCAATTATCTTTACGGGGAAACGCTCGTCGAACCGCAGCCGCTCTTGACCGACGCCCCCAAACTCCTGGGGATGGACCGGCGGAAGATGAGCAAAAGCTACGACAACTGCCTGTACTTGAGCGACACCCCGGAGGCCATCGACAAGAAGGTCCGCTCGGCGATCACCGATCCCGCCCGGATCCGCAAGGACGACCCGGGCAACCCCGAGATCTGCCTCATCTTCGACTACCACAAGCTCCACAGCCGGCCGGACGTGGTCGAGACGGTGGACCGGGACTGCCGATCGGCCAAGCTGGGCTGCGTGGAGGATAAAAAGAACATGGCCGCCGCGATCAACGCCTTCCTGGACCCGATCCGCGCGCGCCGCGCCGACTACGAGAAGGATCCGGGAATGATCCACGCCATCTTGGAGCGAGGGACGGTGCGCGCCCGCGACGTCGCGGCGGCGACGCTCGCCCGCGTGCGGAAGGCCATGAGGTTCTGA